A segment of the Campylobacteraceae bacterium genome:
AAGTAAGTATAATAGCTGCTAAAACCAAACCTTCATCCCCATATATTGAATCAGCAAGCGCTAAAAATACATAAGTATTAAAACGAACGCCTCCTTGTACAATGGATGAAAAAGAGCTACCTTCTACTTTATAAAATTTATTAATTAACATTAGTGCAAAGAGAACTAAACTTATTGTAATTATGGCACTTAATACAAATTCAAATGAATTCTCTTGTTTTAAAGAAGCACTTGAAAGTTTATAGATTAATAATGAAGGCATAAGTACGTGATAAGTAAGTTTATCAGCAAGAGGCCAAAATTCGTATGAAGGAAATTTTATTCTTTTAAAAAAATATCCTATAACAATAAGAGAAAAAACTGGTATAAGTGCGCTTAATATGTGTGTCATGATCTTACTTTAATTAATAATTAGGAAAAGTTTCATTATAATAATTTGAAACAATTTTGGAACTAATAATATCACAGCCTAGTTAAATTGTAAATTAATAGGAGAAAAGATGTTTATTTTTCAATCAAAAGAATATGACCTATATGATATAGAACGTTTGTTTTCAAAAATTCCACTTATTTTCATCATTTTTTTAGCTTCTTTTTTATTAATAATCACATTTTTTATTCTGGAAACAAAAAAAAATACGAAAATAAATCTACTTAAACAAGAGCATATTTTATCGTATAAATTTAATCAAAAAGAAAAATTACTAAATTTTTTAGTTGATGTAAAAGAAGATGTAGCTAATAATTTTATTGAAGTAGAAGATAAATTAAAAGAAGTAAGTTATAAAGCCATTGGTTATCTTGATTCAAATGCACTCTTAGATTTAGAATTAGTGAAAAAGTATCTTGTCGAAATTGAGAAAAAGTCAAAAATTGAATTTGTATTGTTTAAAAAAAATAATTTAGAAATATTATATGGTAGAAGTTCTATTGTATATATAAGTGATTTGATTTTTACTGCTAATAACAATAAAAACGCTATGAAAATTACTTTGCAGTATATTCATTCTCAAGGCATTAATAACTTGCAATATTGGAGTGATGATGTGAAAAAAACCATTCGTTTGAGTTTTTTTGATTCTATTTTGATCAAAGGGGAAGAGTATTTTATTGGTTCTTTCTCTACTGTTAATTCTATTAAAAAAATCACTCAAAAGAGTATTTTATCTTTGATAAAAAAGAGCAAGGAACATTTTTGGTTTTATGATGTAGTTTTACAAGATGCGTATAATTTTCATAATAAACAGGCTTTTAAAAGTAATGCCAGTTTATTGAAAAATAAGAATACGAGTGAAAACTACGATATTTTGGAATATTACCTAGACACTTATGAGCAGAATAAAGCATTTTCTTCTTTTAGCCATTTTTATTCTAAGTTCAATTTTATTCTTAGTATTTCTAATAATAATTCTTCCTTAAGTAAAGAAAATCTTGCTTTGATTGAGGAAATAAGACTTTCTTATACGAATATGTTTTTTCAAATATTTATTTATATTCTTATTGTTGTTTCTATTTTAATTTTATTTACTTTTGTATTTACCAATTTTATAAAGAAAATTTTTGGTCAATATTATGCCCAGTTGCAAAAAAATACTATTTCTTTAGAACATTGGAAAAAACGTTTTGAATTGGCGATTATTGCTTCAAATGATGGTTTATGGGATATTGATTTTAAAAGCAATAAAATTTATTTTTCCAAACAATGGTTGGATATGTTTGGTTATAGAAAAAATGAAATTGAAGATTTCCCCTCTTGGTTCTCTTTAATTCACAAAGATGATAAAAATAAAGTTGAACAATTATTTGAAAAAATATTTAATAAAGAAAGTGATTCTATTGTATGCGAGTACAGATTAAAAAGCAAGAATGGAAACTATAAATGGGTATTAGCAAGGGGAAAAGTATTCTTAGATGATGAGGGTGTTCAAGAGCGTATGTTAATGATGTCTATGGATATTGATAAAAGTAAATTAATGAAAAAAGAATTATTGGATATTGAACTCCTTGTAGAAGATGGAAAAATTGTTATTTTTAAACTTTTTAATGATGAAAATTTAAGTGTTAAATATATTTCAAAAAGTATAAAATCCTATGGTTATATCAAAAATGAATTTGAAAATAAAAACCGTAATTTTATTGATCTTATTTATAAAGAAGATATACCTATTGTAAAAGTAGCCATAAATGCAGCGTTAAAACAAAATCTTTTGGACTTTACTTTTGTTTGTAGAGCCCTTAATGCAGGAAATAAAATACGATGGATTTCTTGCAGATGTATCTTGCTTAAAAATCATGAAGGAGAAGTGAGTCATTTTTACGGGTATATGAATGATATTACTAAAATTAAAGTTTCACAAGAAGAATTAAAAGTACAAATAGCCAATGAATTAAAGAAAAACAGAGAAAAAGACAGAATTTTAATTCAACAAAGTAAACTAGCAGCTATGGGTGAAATGTTAGGAAATATATCTCATCAATGGAGACAACCTCTTAATAATGTATCGTTGATTTTACAGTTTTTAAGAGACAATTATAAAAATGCAAACAGTGAGACTTTGGATAAGTTTATATTAAGAGCCAATAACCACATTAATTATATGTCCCAAACCATAGATGATTTTAGAAATTTCTATAAACCTTCTAAAAACAAAAATAGTTTTTATATTAATGAGTGTTTGGATTCTTTATTGTATATGATCAAACATGAATACAAAAATGAAAATATAAAAATTATCTATGATTTTGAGTCTGTACTTATTTATAATTATGAAAATGAACTAAAACAAGCTTTACTTAATATCTTAAACAATGCAAAAGATGCTTTAATAGAAAAGAAAAAAGAAAGTTCTTTTGATGCTTTTATTAAAATAGACATTAAAAAAGTAGAAAATAAATTGTTTATTTCTATTTTTAATAATGGTGGAAATATTCAAGAGTTAATCATGGACAGAATATTTGAACCTTATTTTACAACAAAATTTGAAACACAAGGCACAGGAATTGGTTTGTATATGACAAAAGCGATTATTGAAAATAATATGAAAGGCAGTATTACTGCAAAAAACCAAAATGACGGTGTTAACTTCGTGATTGTTTTGAATATAGAAGATAAAAGGACTTAAATGAGTGAGTTAAAAACAAGAGTATTATTAGTTGAGGATGAAGTGGATGCCAGAGAAATACTTGCTTTTTATTTAGAAACGCTTTTTGATGAAGTAAGCATTGCTTGTGATGGGCAAGAAGGGTGTGATTTATACAAAGAAGCACTTAAAAAAGAAAAAACCTTTGATTTGGTTATTACAGATATTAAAATGCCAAATAAAGATGGTTTAACTATGATTGATGAGATAAGTAGATTAAATGAAGAACAAAAATTTATTATTGTTTCTGCGCATAAAGATGAAGAATATTTATTTAGATCTATTTCCATGAATGTAATTTCGTATTTTGTAAAACCTTTGGATGTTAATAAAATCATGGAAATTCTTAAAAAAGTAAAAATAAAAGTATTAGAAGATAAAAGAAAACAAAATAAAGCTCCTTCTTTATTAATGATTAACAAAAATTATTCTTACAATGCTAAAAACAATTCTTTATACTTCCAAAAGAATATGGTTTCTTTATCAAAAAAAGAAAGTTTACTTCTTTTGGCTTTATTTACGGATATAAAAGAAATAAAAACAAAAGAATATTTAAAAGATTTTGTTTGGAAGGACAGTGTAACTACTGATGCTACACTAAGAACAGTTATTAAAAGATTAAAAGATAAAATATCCAAGGAAGATTTCATTGTTTCAAAAAAAGGCTTGGGTTACATTATTGAAATAAATTAAAGTACCATAGTATGGTACCTATAGGACAAATATATAAATTTGAAACAATTTTGAAACAATTTTGTTCTTTATTGTGTTATACTTTTCCTATCACATTAAAGGAAATAAAATGGCTACAAAAACAGTATTAAAAAAATTAGTTATGGCATCTTTAGTTACATCTGCGATGTTAACATCTGCAAGTGCAGCAAAAGAGAAAAAATATGTAATTGCAACTGCAAGTACAGGTGGAACGTATTACCCAGTTGGTGTTGGAATTGCAACGATTGCATCTATTAAATTAGCTAAAAAATATAAAACTACTTTTTCAGCTATTACTTCTGCTGGTTCTGGTGAAAATGTTGATATGCTTCAAAAAGGTGAAGTTGATTTCGCAATTTTACAAGGATTATTTGGTTCAATGGCTTGGCAAGGTGTTGCAAAATACGAAGGTAAAGCAAAAAAGAATTTAAGATCAATTTCAATGTTATGGCAAAATGTTGAACAATTTACTGTAAGAAGTGATGTTGCTACAACAGGTAATATTATGGATTTAAAAAATCTTTATGGTGAAAGATTTTCAATTGGTGGAAGATCTTCAGGTTCTAGAGTTTCAGCTGAAACTATTTTAAGCGCGCTGGAAATTGATTATTCAAAAATGAATGTTCAATACTTAGGATATACTCCAAGTTCAACTGCATTACAAGATGGAAAAGTTAAGGGTATGAATACTCCTTCAGGACCTCCTACTTCTGCGGTTACTAATGTATTCGCATCAATGGGAAATGACAAAATTAAAGTTTTAAATTTTTCTGCATCTGATTTAAAAATGATTGAGAAAAAATACCCAGTATGGACTCCTTTTACTATTAAAGCAGGTACTTACCCAGGTCAAACAAAAGATATTAATACTATTGCACAACCAAACTTATTAGTTGTTACAAAAGATACTCCTGATGAAACTGTTTATTTATTAACAAAAACAATTTATGAAAATCTTCCTTTCTTAAATTCTGTTCATAAAGCAACAAAAGCAATGTCTTTAAACAAAGCAATTGCAGGATTACCAATGCCTCTTCACCCAGGTGCAGCTAAATATTATAAAGAACAAGGTATTAAAATTCCAGCTTCTTTAATAGCAAAATAATTTTATAAGAAAAAGCTCCGCGCTTTTTCTTATTTCTACTTTGAAAATTATTCAAGAAGAGGATTAAAGCATCACTTTCTCGAATAATTTACTATTCAACAACAATCATTTGACATCACTTTTTAGGTTTATACTTTTATAAAGACTGTCTTATGTAAATTTTTAAGGATATTTTATGTTACAAATTAAGTATTTTAAGGAAATGACGTTTGTTTATGCCATTCTTATTTCACTTTTCCACTTTTATATAAATATATGGGGTGGTATTTCTGATTTATGGTTTAACTCTGCTCACTTTGCACTTTTGGCATCTTTAGGGTTTTTAACCTATGAAGCAAGTCAAGTTGATGCAGAAGACAGAAATGAAAATGAAGTTTCTGTTGTAAACTTGGTTTTAGCTGTTTTATCTTTAGTGACTTTTGTTTATATGGTTTTATTTGAAGAAAGTTTATATGCCGATTACGATGCACAAATGAGAATGAGCGATTTAGTTATTGCTTCTTTAACTATTGTATTAGCAATTGTTTTGGTTAAAAAATCTACAGGTTATATTATTCCTGGTTTAATTATTTCATGTATTGCGTATTTACTGTTTTTAGGACAGTATATTGATGGTTTATTCGCATTTGCTGGAATGACTCCTGAGCGATTCTTATATAGAATGTATTATACCTCAGAAGGTTTATTTGGACCAATTGCAACAATATCTTCTACCTATGTATTTATGTTTATTTTATTTGCAGCTTTTTTATTAAAATCAGGTGCAGGAGATTTTATTGTTGATGTAAGTTCTGCTGTTGCTGGTAAATATACAGGAGGAACAGGTCATGTTGCTGTATTCTCATCTGCTTTAATGGGTACTATTTCAGGCTCGGCCGTTGCAAATACGGTCTCCACGGGATCTATTACCATTCCCATGATGAAAAAAGCAGGATTTAAACCTACTTTTGCAGCAGCTGTGGAAGCTGCTGCTTCCACAGGTGGGCAAATCATGCCTCCAATTATGGGAGCAGGGGCTTTTATTATGGCGCAAATGACACATATTCCTTTTGTAACTATTATTTCAGTTTCTGTGTTGCCTGCAATTTTATATTTTGCATCTATTTCTTTTTATATTAATATTCATGCAAAAGAGAACAATATTAAAGGGGAAGACAATAATATTAAAATCTTACCAATTTTAAGAGAAGGTTTTCATTTTATTATTCCTTTAAGTACTTTGGTTGGATTATTAATTTATGGTTTTTCACCTACGTACTCAGCAGGTATTGCAATAATCGCTATTGTTTTATCTTCTTATTTAACAAAAAATAAACGTATGGGTTTAAAAGAAATTTTAGGTGCATTTGCACTTGGAAGTCAAAATATGGTCGTAACAGGAGTATTATTAATTGCTGTTGGTATTATTGTTGGAGTTATTAATATTTCAGGAATTGGAATTACTTTTTCTCAGCTTATTATGGAATGGTCAGATAACTCATTGTTAATAGCTATTGTATTAATAGCAATTGCTTCTTTAGTACTTGGAATGGGATTACCTGTAACTGCATCTTATGTTGTATTATCAGTACTTTCTGCACCAGCATTGGTTGGTTTGATGATGAGTCCAGAAATGGCGGCATTGGTTAATGCAGGTATAGAAATACCCGAAGTGGCTATGTACTTATTATCTGCGCATTTAATTATTTTTTGGTTATCACAAGATTCAAACTTAACACCACCTGTGTGTTTAGCGGCATTTGCAGCAGCAGCAATTGCTAAAGCGCCTCCAATGAAAACAGGATTAATGTCTTGGAAAATTGGAAAAGGAATGTATATCATGCCTGTGCTATTTGCTTTTACGCCTTTAATTACGGGTTCATGGATGGAGCGAATTGAAGTATTCTCTTTTGCTTTCTTTGGTATTATGTGTTTTTCCATTTTAATGGAAGGTTACTGGGATAAAAAAATAAATATAATAGAAAGACTTTTATACGGAACTGCTGCTGTATTATTACTTCTTCAAGACAGTGCTTTAGATATGGATAGTTATTTTGGAATTATTCAAAATACGCACTTAATTGGTATTTCAATGTTTATTTTTCTTATGAGTAATCATAAAATCGCTGCAAAAAAAGGATTAATGAATGAAGAAGTTTCTGTCTAAATTAGAAGAAGTAGGCTATCAAGTATATGAAGTAAAGAATAAAAAAGAAGCCTTAACTTTATCAAGAAGTCTTATTAAACCTGGAATGAGTGTTGGGCTTGGAGGTTCAACCTCTGTAAAAGATATAGGTTTATTAGATGATCTAATTAAAAGAGATGATATTACCTTATTCAATCAGTATGAAGTTGGAATTTCTATGGAAGAAAACTTCCATAGAAGAAGAAATGGAATGATTACGGATATGTTTGTTACGGGTACGAATGCACTATCTCGTGATGGAAAATTAATTAATGCCGATGGTAGCGGAAACAGAGTTGCTGCAATGATTTTTGGCCCTATAAATGTTTTAGTAATTGTAGGAAAAAATAAAATTGTAGATACAAAAGAAGACGGTTTTAAAAGAATAATGGAAGTAGCAGCTATTAAGAATATTGATAGAATGAATAATCTTGCCATAAAAAATAAAAAAGAACCACGACACAACTTAGATAATATTGCTAATAAGTTTACTTATATTAAAGCCGATGTAAAAAATCGAATTATATTAATCTTAGTTGATGAGGATTTAGGATA
Coding sequences within it:
- a CDS encoding response regulator, whose amino-acid sequence is MSELKTRVLLVEDEVDAREILAFYLETLFDEVSIACDGQEGCDLYKEALKKEKTFDLVITDIKMPNKDGLTMIDEISRLNEEQKFIIVSAHKDEEYLFRSISMNVISYFVKPLDVNKIMEILKKVKIKVLEDKRKQNKAPSLLMINKNYSYNAKNNSLYFQKNMVSLSKKESLLLLALFTDIKEIKTKEYLKDFVWKDSVTTDATLRTVIKRLKDKISKEDFIVSKKGLGYIIEIN
- a CDS encoding lactate utilization protein, whose product is MKKFLSKLEEVGYQVYEVKNKKEALTLSRSLIKPGMSVGLGGSTSVKDIGLLDDLIKRDDITLFNQYEVGISMEENFHRRRNGMITDMFVTGTNALSRDGKLINADGSGNRVAAMIFGPINVLVIVGKNKIVDTKEDGFKRIMEVAAIKNIDRMNNLAIKNKKEPRHNLDNIANKFTYIKADVKNRIILILVDEDLGY
- a CDS encoding TRAP transporter fused permease subunit produces the protein MLQIKYFKEMTFVYAILISLFHFYINIWGGISDLWFNSAHFALLASLGFLTYEASQVDAEDRNENEVSVVNLVLAVLSLVTFVYMVLFEESLYADYDAQMRMSDLVIASLTIVLAIVLVKKSTGYIIPGLIISCIAYLLFLGQYIDGLFAFAGMTPERFLYRMYYTSEGLFGPIATISSTYVFMFILFAAFLLKSGAGDFIVDVSSAVAGKYTGGTGHVAVFSSALMGTISGSAVANTVSTGSITIPMMKKAGFKPTFAAAVEAAASTGGQIMPPIMGAGAFIMAQMTHIPFVTIISVSVLPAILYFASISFYINIHAKENNIKGEDNNIKILPILREGFHFIIPLSTLVGLLIYGFSPTYSAGIAIIAIVLSSYLTKNKRMGLKEILGAFALGSQNMVVTGVLLIAVGIIVGVINISGIGITFSQLIMEWSDNSLLIAIVLIAIASLVLGMGLPVTASYVVLSVLSAPALVGLMMSPEMAALVNAGIEIPEVAMYLLSAHLIIFWLSQDSNLTPPVCLAAFAAAAIAKAPPMKTGLMSWKIGKGMYIMPVLFAFTPLITGSWMERIEVFSFAFFGIMCFSILMEGYWDKKINIIERLLYGTAAVLLLLQDSALDMDSYFGIIQNTHLIGISMFIFLMSNHKIAAKKGLMNEEVSV
- a CDS encoding PAS domain-containing sensor histidine kinase yields the protein MFIFQSKEYDLYDIERLFSKIPLIFIIFLASFLLIITFFILETKKNTKINLLKQEHILSYKFNQKEKLLNFLVDVKEDVANNFIEVEDKLKEVSYKAIGYLDSNALLDLELVKKYLVEIEKKSKIEFVLFKKNNLEILYGRSSIVYISDLIFTANNNKNAMKITLQYIHSQGINNLQYWSDDVKKTIRLSFFDSILIKGEEYFIGSFSTVNSIKKITQKSILSLIKKSKEHFWFYDVVLQDAYNFHNKQAFKSNASLLKNKNTSENYDILEYYLDTYEQNKAFSSFSHFYSKFNFILSISNNNSSLSKENLALIEEIRLSYTNMFFQIFIYILIVVSILILFTFVFTNFIKKIFGQYYAQLQKNTISLEHWKKRFELAIIASNDGLWDIDFKSNKIYFSKQWLDMFGYRKNEIEDFPSWFSLIHKDDKNKVEQLFEKIFNKESDSIVCEYRLKSKNGNYKWVLARGKVFLDDEGVQERMLMMSMDIDKSKLMKKELLDIELLVEDGKIVIFKLFNDENLSVKYISKSIKSYGYIKNEFENKNRNFIDLIYKEDIPIVKVAINAALKQNLLDFTFVCRALNAGNKIRWISCRCILLKNHEGEVSHFYGYMNDITKIKVSQEELKVQIANELKKNREKDRILIQQSKLAAMGEMLGNISHQWRQPLNNVSLILQFLRDNYKNANSETLDKFILRANNHINYMSQTIDDFRNFYKPSKNKNSFYINECLDSLLYMIKHEYKNENIKIIYDFESVLIYNYENELKQALLNILNNAKDALIEKKKESSFDAFIKIDIKKVENKLFISIFNNGGNIQELIMDRIFEPYFTTKFETQGTGIGLYMTKAIIENNMKGSITAKNQNDGVNFVIVLNIEDKRT
- a CDS encoding TAXI family TRAP transporter solute-binding subunit, whose translation is MATKTVLKKLVMASLVTSAMLTSASAAKEKKYVIATASTGGTYYPVGVGIATIASIKLAKKYKTTFSAITSAGSGENVDMLQKGEVDFAILQGLFGSMAWQGVAKYEGKAKKNLRSISMLWQNVEQFTVRSDVATTGNIMDLKNLYGERFSIGGRSSGSRVSAETILSALEIDYSKMNVQYLGYTPSSTALQDGKVKGMNTPSGPPTSAVTNVFASMGNDKIKVLNFSASDLKMIEKKYPVWTPFTIKAGTYPGQTKDINTIAQPNLLVVTKDTPDETVYLLTKTIYENLPFLNSVHKATKAMSLNKAIAGLPMPLHPGAAKYYKEQGIKIPASLIAK